The genome window TCTGTGCTAATGCAGCCAGCGAAGTAAGTTCATTCACCTTTCTCAGCCCTTCAGCAATACAATGCATAATTTTCTTACATGATTCCTTGCCACATTAAGTGAAATGTTACTGTTAATTTGATTACATTATAGACTTTAATTTGAAGTTTCCATGTTATCAAACTggtattgatatttattttttacactatcAGTTCCATCCTGGAGCCTGCCTGGATTCATCCAAGGTTGTAAGGGGTGAATGCCGTGCTGAAAATCGTGTGTTTTTCGAGAAGTGTTGCCCCAGCAAATTCGGATTTCTTGCTGTTATACTACTTGGACTATACATCATTTCCTATTCACCTGGAATGGGAACCGTACCATGGATTGTGAACTCAGAAATCTATCCGTTGAGATACAGAAGTGTTGGTGGAGGCATTGCTGCTGTGTCCAATTGGTGTTCAAATCTGATCGTGAGCGAGTCATACATAAGTCTCACGGAAGCTCTTGTTGCCGGTGGCACATTCCTCGTATTCGCTGGAATTTCTACCATTGGCCTCGTATCCATCTACTTTTTAGTCCCTGAAACCTAAGGCCTGCAATTTGAGGAGGTGGAGAAGCTGCTAGAGGATGGCTACAGACCACGCTTATTtggaggaaagaaagaaaaatccaagcACCAAGTTGAATCTGCGTAAAAGAATTGTTCTAACAGCCTAGGTTTCATATTTCGAATCACTTACAAGCACCCAGATCAAGTGTTTACAATAATGAATAAAGCTAGGCAAGCCTCTTGTTTCCAATAGAGAACTATTAGCTTTATTGAATGTTACATAGCCATTTAACTGTAATTAAAAATCCTACTTGATCAACAATATTTGTgatcttaattttttgttaatagtaAATGTTCTTCATGCTTTGCAATTTATAGAACTACCTTTCACTTCA of Populus trichocarpa isolate Nisqually-1 chromosome 16, P.trichocarpa_v4.1, whole genome shotgun sequence contains these proteins:
- the LOC7453684 gene encoding LOW QUALITY PROTEIN: inositol transporter 4 (The sequence of the model RefSeq protein was modified relative to this genomic sequence to represent the inferred CDS: substituted 1 base at 1 genomic stop codon) translates to MKSGNKGQDGRVGLRRQFQELIVSTCVLGAIFGAAIAYLTAPDAPRSCCMTCLKADCAFCANAASEFHPGACLDSSKVVRGECRAENRVFFEKCCPSKFGFLAVILLGLYIISYSPGMGTVPWIVNSEIYPLRYRSVGGGIAAVSNWCSNLIVSESYISLTEALVAGGTFLVFAGISTIGLVSIYFLVPETXGLQFEEVEKLLEDGYRPRLFGGKKEKSKHQVESA